The sequence CGTAGGAAGTCACGATACGGCATCTGCTGTTGCCGCCACGCCGTTAAATAGTAAAAACAGCGCCTATTTAAGCTGCGGAACTTGGTCTTTATTAGGGATGGAATTGGATAAGCCGATAATTGATAAGGATTCCTATAGTTATAATTTTACCAATGAAGGTGGAGTTGAAGGAAAGATTAGATATTTAAAGAATATAACAGGACTTTGGATCATTCAACAACTTAGAAAGAAATGGCTGCATTTTAATCCGGATATAGATTTTAAAGAAATAAGCAGAATCGCCAAAGAGTCAACATGTGATTATATGATCGAACCAAACCATGAATATTTTGTGTCACCTTTTGATATGGAAGATGCGGTTATAAAATATTGTGAAGAAAAATTGAATAAAAGACCGGAGACTATAGGAGAAATAGCCAGAGCATCTTATAATGGAATTGTAACAGAATATAAAAAGGCTGTGAAAGCTATTGAAAAGACCTGCGGAAAAACTATAGATTGTATTAATATGGTAGGTGGGGGAATACAAGACGAATTCCTATGTCAATTGACAGCCAATGTCACTGGGAAACCCGTAGCGGCAGGTCCGGCAGAGGCTTCTGTATTAGGAAATATATTAATGCAGCTCAAAGCATTAAATTATATAGAGAATCTGGATCAGGGAAGAAAGATAGTCAAGGATTCCTTTGAAATTAAGGAGTATGAATCCAAATAAAAAATATATGAATTAGAATACCGTCAGTACTTTGCGTAGAATAAATACAATATTTTTAAATCGCATATGACAAAAAGGTAAAGAAACAGTTCTCTACATTTATGATATTAGCAAATGCCTCATAAATTAATATTTAGTCGGCGCAGAGTACTGATTTTATTCATTTATATTCGAATCCTTTTTCAGCTTTCTTATTTTCAGATTGAATCTTAAAAGATTTATAACCAATAATATTTCAGCAATTCCGAGAACTATTAAAGAAATTAATTTGTTTGTTTCGGCGTTCAAAAAAGATGATCCTGATTGAGAACCAAAATTTACAACAATCATCATTACTCCTATAAAAATTAACATAGAAATGGTGGGTTTTCTCATAATCTCCAAAGCATTAATTTGGTCTTTAATATTTGTATAGATTTCAAAAGGACCGTCATTTCCTTTTTCCAATATTAAAAATTCTTTTTTTATCATTCCCTTTGAGGTTGCTAATTTTCCTCCCTTGTCAGCAT is a genomic window of Acidilutibacter cellobiosedens containing:
- a CDS encoding rhamnulokinase, producing MYQLYYDIKYRPNIVENAESLLFIPDLFSYALTGKKYSEYTIASTSQMLDARKKDWARELLEKINLPVRLLQPIIEPGRVWGNLKKEIQDEVGLPSIPVIAVGSHDTASAVAATPLNSKNSAYLSCGTWSLLGMELDKPIIDKDSYSYNFTNEGGVEGKIRYLKNITGLWIIQQLRKKWLHFNPDIDFKEISRIAKESTCDYMIEPNHEYFVSPFDMEDAVIKYCEEKLNKRPETIGEIARASYNGIVTEYKKAVKAIEKTCGKTIDCINMVGGGIQDEFLCQLTANVTGKPVAAGPAEASVLGNILMQLKALNYIENLDQGRKIVKDSFEIKEYESK
- a CDS encoding DUF2812 domain-containing protein; this encodes MIRKFKFFFNPIDGLTKWLNKMSDKGYRLIKVDNTFFYFEECERGKYRYAVDYVANRSYESLNDYERFLKGSNIRYIEKPGSVGKISFGNIRWRPYADKGGKLATSKGMIKKEFLILEKGNDGPFEIYTNIKDQINALEIMRKPTISMLIFIGVMMIVVNFGSQSGSSFLNAETNKLISLIVLGIAEILLVINLLRFNLKIRKLKKDSNINE